The following DNA comes from Picosynechococcus sp. PCC 7003.
GAGCCAACCTCAGCGGGGCGGCGCTCCAGTATGCCAACCTCAGCGGCGTGAATCTGAGATATGCCAACCTCAGCGGCGCTGACCTCAGATATGCCAATCTCAGTGATGCCGACCTTAACTGTACCCTCCTGAGTGATGCGAACCTCAGCGAAGCCATCCTCAGCGGGGCTCTACTCTTTTTTGTCAATTCACGGGAAGTGCTCAACCTTGAACCGATTCAACTCGAAACAGACCCTTCGCCGTTTCTCTGCAATGTTGCTCTACCCACCTATGCTCAGCAACCAAAGATGAACCCCAACCGTGACTGTCGTCGCCTGCCTCGATTATTGAGCGATCGCTATGATATTTCCCTCGAAGAAGCCCAGGGGATCGTCGAAGAGGCGCGGCAACATCGATGGGACTAATTATTTAAGGATTTCTAACAGGCGATCGCCGACCCGGAGGGCATTGGCAATAACGGTCAACATCGGGCTAGTGGCGCTACTGGAGGGGAAAAAACTACTGTCCACCACATAGAGATTTTCGAGGTCATGGAGCCGACAATCGAGGTTGAGAACCGATGCCGTGGGATCCGTGCCAAAGCGACAGGTTCCGCACTGGTGGGCAACCACAGAGATGGGCATCCGGGCGTAGGGATGGGTTCCTTTAAATTCTTGATCCACCGCCTTGAGCACCTGTTGCCAACGGTATAGCAGGCGATCGTGGGCTTCGAGGTTATTCTCGGTGTAGCTGAGGTGAACTTTATTATTTTTGAGCCACACCCGATTTTCCGGATTCGGTAAATCCTCCGTTTGCAACCACCAACCGAGGGAGCGGGTCGCCAATTGTTTTAGCCCAAATTTCGGTAAAAATTTCGCCGCAACGGACAGCAATGGCGGCGATTCCGAGAAAATTACGTCCTGCAAAATGCCGCCGGAATCCTGCACATGACCCATGGGATAGGGAAAATCCTTGTCCCCCCAATAGAAATCATTCACATAGAGCGATCGCTGAAAAAGACCATCGTTGAGGGTGGGTTCCTGCTCGACAATGACGGTCATCAGTTGCTTCATGAGATTGCGACCGACCAGCCCGGAACTGTTCCCCAGACCGTTTTCGTGTTTGGCGTTGGCGGATTTGAGGAGTAAGACCGCTGAATTCACCGCCCCACAGGCGAGCACCACAATATCCGCCCCAAATAAAAATGCCTGATTTTGGATTACTGCCTGTACCCCCTTCACGAGTTTGCCGGAGGGATCGGTGTGGATGGAGGTGACCCGCGCCCCCGTTTTCAGCGTGAGGCGATCGCCCGCCCGGATCGCAGGACTAACCCCCGTATCTTCCGAGTCCGTGCGTCCCTCCTGACCAATGCCGATGGGGAGATAATTCGGGTGCAACCCATAGCCCTGAAACCGCCCGTGAATCGCCTCCAGTTGGGGCAAGCGTTCGACAGGAGGAAAATCATAATCCCCACTCCGGCGGGGTTCTGTCGCATCATCACCGACCTGCCCATGCACCTGGTAGAGTTTTTCTGCTTCGGTGTAATAGGGTTCAAAATCGTCGTACTTTAGCCCCCACTCCGGAGAAATGCCGTCCTTATGTTCGACCGCCTCAAAATCCTTTTCCCGGAGCCGCATCAACGCCCCGCTATAGATTTTTGTGTTGCCCCCAACGCAATAGCTGGTTTGGGGATGGAACGGCTCACCATGCTGGTCGTACCACTGTTCCGGGGCGTGGTATTGCTCTTTTTTGAAAACCTCT
Coding sequences within:
- a CDS encoding GMC oxidoreductase, with the translated sequence MIIDDQIYDVIVVGTGAGGGTIARKLADAGKKVLVLEQGDFAEKESSELTEVEVFKKEQYHAPEQWYDQHGEPFHPQTSYCVGGNTKIYSGALMRLREKDFEAVEHKDGISPEWGLKYDDFEPYYTEAEKLYQVHGQVGDDATEPRRSGDYDFPPVERLPQLEAIHGRFQGYGLHPNYLPIGIGQEGRTDSEDTGVSPAIRAGDRLTLKTGARVTSIHTDPSGKLVKGVQAVIQNQAFLFGADIVVLACGAVNSAVLLLKSANAKHENGLGNSSGLVGRNLMKQLMTVIVEQEPTLNDGLFQRSLYVNDFYWGDKDFPYPMGHVQDSGGILQDVIFSESPPLLSVAAKFLPKFGLKQLATRSLGWWLQTEDLPNPENRVWLKNNKVHLSYTENNLEAHDRLLYRWQQVLKAVDQEFKGTHPYARMPISVVAHQCGTCRFGTDPTASVLNLDCRLHDLENLYVVDSSFFPSSSATSPMLTVIANALRVGDRLLEILK